A genomic segment from Candidatus Brocadia sinica JPN1 encodes:
- a CDS encoding tetratricopeptide repeat-containing glycosyltransferase family 2 protein: protein MTQLSACLIVKNEALFLSHCIESIRSFVDEIIVVDTGSDDDTVEIACRHGAQVYHFAWIDDFSTARNESLCHAKGDWILYIDADETVDAINAAKIRQVTTRKDITAVTVRQCIPQQSGNIANAFYSEYCRLFRRHPAIRFEGKIHEQILPSIERLGGKVLCTDIVIHHWAYAASEEKKQRRAERNLRYLLTELDRNQDDPFLYFNLGMTYRELGRRYAAIHSFHYALNKDDGCIKRELLGQTHLNLAKLYLESGDKTSAAHHAQMVATFDPANPLPDYMLATLAIEKGRYKKAIFHLEKALRIAKGETGVFSNVELNLAQIYLELGSCRCAAGDFVNAEHDFVRSMNLGPAVALPCLLLGNCRFLRGDLAGASEMFKRALSLNPLLEGARHGLSLCHPHE from the coding sequence ATGACACAGCTTTCTGCCTGCCTTATTGTCAAAAACGAAGCCCTGTTTCTGTCCCACTGTATCGAAAGTATCCGTTCATTTGTGGATGAAATTATTGTTGTGGATACAGGTTCGGATGATGATACCGTGGAGATAGCCTGCAGACATGGCGCACAGGTGTATCACTTTGCCTGGATAGATGACTTTTCCACTGCACGCAATGAATCACTTTGCCATGCCAAAGGTGATTGGATACTTTATATTGATGCTGATGAGACCGTCGATGCCATAAATGCAGCTAAGATTCGGCAGGTAACTACACGTAAAGATATCACAGCGGTCACCGTACGCCAGTGCATTCCCCAGCAATCCGGCAACATTGCTAACGCCTTTTATAGCGAATATTGTCGTCTCTTTCGCCGTCATCCTGCCATACGGTTTGAGGGTAAAATACACGAGCAGATTCTCCCTTCCATAGAGCGGCTAGGTGGCAAGGTGTTATGCACTGACATTGTAATTCATCATTGGGCGTATGCTGCCAGTGAAGAAAAAAAACAGCGTCGTGCAGAGCGAAACCTCCGCTACCTATTAACTGAATTGGATAGGAATCAGGATGACCCATTTTTGTACTTTAACCTGGGGATGACCTACCGGGAGCTTGGGCGACGGTATGCAGCGATTCATTCATTTCATTATGCACTTAACAAGGATGATGGCTGCATCAAACGCGAACTCTTAGGTCAGACTCACTTAAACCTAGCCAAACTGTATCTTGAATCAGGGGACAAGACAAGTGCTGCACATCATGCACAGATGGTTGCCACTTTTGATCCTGCGAATCCACTACCTGATTATATGCTTGCAACACTAGCTATCGAAAAAGGACGGTACAAAAAGGCTATTTTTCATCTCGAGAAAGCATTAAGGATAGCAAAAGGTGAAACAGGTGTGTTTTCAAACGTCGAATTAAACCTTGCTCAAATCTATTTGGAACTCGGCAGTTGTAGATGTGCAGCGGGCGATTTCGTAAATGCAGAACATGACTTCGTCCGCTCTATGAATCTTGGCCCTGCCGTTGCCTTACCTTGCCTATTGCTTGGGAACTGTCGTTTCCTGCGTGGAGATCTGGCAGGGGCCAGCGAGATGTTCAAACGAGCCCTGTCTCTGAATCCATTACTGGAAGGCGCCCGTCATGGCCTTTCATTGTGTCATCCTCATGAATAG
- a CDS encoding glycosyltransferase: MEQKVFAEKYLRQGIEFARQGMLHQALALFEKILTVYPEDSQALFNTAVVLDQLGQREDALTLLHRSIDADPAFANPHYYLGSLYLQAQRYSEAYYAFRDAIARDVEFAPAYEGIRIASSAMGQFAMTDEADIVFYTGGHQFHGRTIDEKGLGGSESALIYIARSLAASGNRVRVFCNCDQPGEYDGVRYDDLVDFHIYRNQYTLPVIISSRSLRPFKLSMQSQVRILWIHDAVNVPFLKGEAPARMQMDRIFAISRWQRDEWSRYFGMPIERFFITRNGVDLTMFKPGEKRIRHRLIYLSRPDRGLGVLLELFPHIRQRVPDAELHIYSYQLPGDKLDDLMFQKTQQAGVYLHGSLPKSGLAAEMALARLMVYPSTWPETSCIAAIEAQASGTPVVASTPAALSETVHDGVSGCLIPGDPRTAEFGRRFIETVVALMNDDGVWQKLSLGARNRSELLYDWNSIAKDWTAELERLIDMKKRGL; the protein is encoded by the coding sequence ATGGAACAAAAGGTGTTCGCTGAAAAATACCTGCGACAGGGAATTGAATTTGCCAGACAAGGCATGTTGCATCAGGCTCTGGCACTTTTTGAAAAGATTCTAACTGTTTATCCTGAAGATTCCCAGGCACTTTTTAACACTGCTGTAGTTCTCGATCAACTGGGACAGCGGGAAGATGCATTGACTTTGTTACACCGGAGTATCGATGCTGATCCAGCGTTTGCTAATCCGCACTATTACCTGGGTAGCTTGTATCTGCAGGCTCAACGCTATTCTGAAGCATATTATGCATTCCGCGATGCAATTGCCCGCGATGTAGAATTTGCTCCTGCTTACGAGGGGATACGGATAGCATCATCTGCAATGGGTCAATTTGCGATGACTGACGAGGCAGACATTGTTTTTTATACCGGCGGTCACCAGTTTCACGGGAGGACAATAGATGAAAAAGGGCTTGGGGGAAGTGAAAGTGCCCTTATCTATATAGCTCGTTCTTTGGCTGCAAGTGGGAATCGGGTTCGTGTTTTTTGTAATTGTGATCAACCCGGGGAATATGATGGCGTACGTTATGATGATCTCGTCGACTTTCATATCTATCGTAATCAGTATACGTTGCCAGTAATTATTTCGTCGCGTTCTTTACGTCCGTTCAAGTTGTCAATGCAGTCACAGGTACGCATTCTCTGGATACACGATGCTGTTAATGTCCCTTTTTTGAAAGGCGAAGCACCAGCCCGCATGCAGATGGACCGTATCTTTGCCATTAGTCGTTGGCAGAGGGATGAATGGTCACGTTATTTTGGTATGCCTATTGAACGTTTTTTTATAACACGCAATGGCGTGGATTTAACAATGTTTAAGCCTGGTGAAAAAAGGATTCGTCATCGCCTTATTTATCTCAGCCGTCCGGACCGCGGTCTCGGCGTGTTGTTGGAACTGTTTCCGCACATCCGGCAGAGAGTTCCGGATGCTGAATTGCATATTTATTCTTATCAGCTGCCGGGAGACAAATTGGATGATCTCATGTTCCAGAAAACACAACAGGCAGGAGTGTACTTGCACGGAAGCTTGCCAAAATCAGGCTTGGCTGCAGAGATGGCCCTCGCCCGTCTGATGGTTTATCCCAGTACTTGGCCAGAAACATCTTGCATTGCCGCCATTGAAGCCCAGGCATCTGGAACGCCAGTTGTTGCGAGTACTCCGGCAGCTTTATCCGAAACAGTACACGATGGGGTAAGTGGGTGCCTTATTCCTGGGGATCCACGTACCGCTGAATTTGGACGTCGTTTTATCGAAACAGTAGTTGCTCTTATGAACGATGATGGTGTGTGGCAAAAGTTAAGTCTGGGTGCTCGCAATCGCAGTGAATTACTCTACGATTGGAATAGTATTGCTAAAGACTGGACGGCAGAATTGGAGAGGCTGATAGACATGAAGAAGCGTGGTTTATAA
- the cobM gene encoding precorrin-4 C(11)-methyltransferase, whose amino-acid sequence MKVYFIGAGPGDPELITIKGMKAIQRSGYCIYAGSLVNTELLKSLPPHAKIYDSSNLSLEEMAVIYKEALEKNMDVARIHSGDPSIYGAIQEQMHVLNELEIAYEIIPGVSSFAAAAAVLRQELTLPGVTQTIVITRMEGKTPMPAKEHLSVLAAATPTLCIFLSIDKIEDIVKILLPHYGNDCPVAVVYKATWPDQKIVCTTLSDITEKVRQEAIKKSALIIVGWMLRKNSERSVLYSQGRK is encoded by the coding sequence ATGAAAGTATATTTTATCGGTGCAGGGCCGGGCGACCCAGAATTAATAACGATCAAGGGAATGAAGGCCATACAACGTTCAGGATACTGTATTTATGCGGGGTCTCTGGTGAATACCGAATTACTGAAGTCTCTTCCACCCCACGCGAAGATATACGACTCCTCCAATCTGAGTCTGGAAGAAATGGCGGTTATCTACAAGGAAGCATTGGAGAAAAATATGGATGTTGCAAGGATACACTCGGGAGACCCTTCCATTTATGGTGCAATACAAGAACAGATGCATGTCCTTAATGAGCTTGAAATTGCCTATGAAATTATTCCTGGTGTCAGTTCCTTTGCGGCTGCAGCAGCAGTTCTGAGACAAGAACTAACACTTCCGGGAGTTACACAAACCATTGTAATTACCCGCATGGAAGGAAAAACCCCCATGCCCGCGAAGGAACATCTGAGCGTCCTCGCTGCGGCTACCCCTACCCTGTGTATTTTCCTGAGTATTGATAAGATAGAAGACATCGTAAAGATACTCCTGCCCCACTATGGCAATGACTGCCCGGTAGCTGTTGTCTATAAAGCAACATGGCCTGACCAAAAAATCGTTTGCACAACACTATCAGACATCACCGAAAAGGTCCGGCAGGAAGCAATCAAGAAGTCGGCACTCATTATTGTAGGGTGGATGTTAAGAAAAAATTCTGAAAGGTCTGTATTATATAGTCAAGGGAGGAAATAA
- the kdsA gene encoding 3-deoxy-8-phosphooctulonate synthase, with product MIKMINVRNFSIGRGQPLVFIAGPCVIESHESCLKLAEKLKNIFQAKKIPFIFKASYDKANRTSINSYRGPGTKEGIKILADIKNRLDLPILSDVHAAEEVSFVAETLDVIQIPAFLCRQTDLILAAARTGKPVNVKKGQFLAPWDMKSVVEKIRSTGNEQIVLTERGTSFGYNNLVSDMRSLVIMRALGYPVVYDATHSVQLPGGQGSVSGGERKMIAPLARAAVAAGCDGLFLEVHETPETALSDAATILSLNDLPFLIEQVLEIHRIVG from the coding sequence ATGATTAAGATGATAAATGTCAGAAATTTTTCAATAGGCCGGGGGCAACCCTTGGTCTTCATTGCAGGCCCGTGCGTCATTGAGAGCCATGAAAGTTGCCTGAAATTGGCAGAAAAATTAAAAAATATTTTCCAGGCAAAAAAGATACCCTTTATCTTTAAGGCTTCGTATGATAAGGCGAACCGAACATCCATTAATTCATACCGGGGGCCTGGCACGAAGGAAGGTATAAAGATTTTAGCTGATATTAAGAACCGGCTTGATCTACCGATACTTTCTGACGTCCATGCTGCGGAAGAGGTCTCATTCGTAGCAGAAACACTTGATGTTATACAAATCCCAGCCTTCCTTTGCCGTCAAACAGATCTAATCCTTGCCGCGGCAAGGACAGGGAAGCCGGTTAATGTGAAAAAGGGACAGTTTTTGGCTCCGTGGGACATGAAGTCTGTTGTTGAAAAAATACGAAGTACAGGGAATGAACAGATTGTATTGACCGAACGAGGGACTAGCTTTGGTTATAATAATCTGGTTAGCGATATGCGGTCTTTGGTTATTATGCGGGCGTTAGGTTATCCTGTGGTCTACGATGCTACGCACAGTGTCCAATTGCCAGGCGGTCAGGGATCCGTTTCCGGGGGTGAAAGAAAGATGATTGCGCCGCTTGCCAGAGCAGCTGTTGCTGCGGGCTGTGACGGTTTGTTTTTAGAGGTACATGAAACTCCTGAAACGGCACTTTCAGACGCCGCGACCATATTGTCTCTTAACGATTTGCCTTTTTTGATTGAACAGGTATTGGAGATTCACAGGATTGTTGGGTGA
- a CDS encoding tyrosine-type recombinase/integrase — protein MFKRDGIWWACIRYRGKKIQRSLETDNKNLAVSIEARLRIELIEGKYFDRHEGENKTFREMMERFMKEHAPKVSRNMQKSYTTSAKHLLSFFGDSRLTAITPKIINEYKVSRKTQGKKPATINKELAMLQKAFSLAVKQWEWIKENPCLKIPKERENNQRDRWLSGDEEKRLLENSPQWLRDIIIFDLHTGLRQDELLSLTWDRVDLFRKTIIIQETKNGKPRTIPLNQIALNILMEKAKVRNLKSDFVFSSNAMTKIDRRNLIRTFDIAREKAGIQNFHFHDLRHTFATRLAQRGIDLYKISKLLGHCDIHMTQRYAHHCPESLREGIEVLEKVDYNLTTVGGNRNVSTA, from the coding sequence ATGTTTAAACGTGACGGGATATGGTGGGCGTGCATCCGGTATCGGGGCAAGAAGATTCAGCGGAGTCTTGAAACGGACAACAAGAATCTGGCCGTGTCTATTGAAGCCAGGCTACGAATCGAGTTGATTGAGGGCAAGTATTTTGACCGGCATGAGGGGGAGAATAAGACCTTTAGGGAAATGATGGAACGGTTTATGAAGGAACATGCGCCAAAGGTTTCCCGGAATATGCAAAAGAGTTATACAACATCTGCAAAACATCTTTTATCGTTCTTTGGTGATTCAAGATTGACAGCGATAACACCAAAAATAATAAACGAGTACAAGGTATCAAGGAAAACTCAGGGCAAGAAACCAGCAACAATAAACAAGGAACTGGCAATGCTTCAAAAAGCCTTCAGTCTGGCGGTAAAACAATGGGAATGGATTAAGGAAAATCCTTGTTTGAAGATACCAAAAGAGAGAGAAAACAATCAAAGAGACCGCTGGTTATCAGGAGATGAGGAAAAGAGGCTGCTTGAAAATTCTCCACAATGGCTTAGGGATATAATTATCTTTGACCTTCATACTGGATTACGACAAGACGAATTACTTTCGCTTACCTGGGACAGGGTTGACCTTTTTCGCAAGACAATAATTATCCAGGAGACCAAGAACGGTAAACCGAGGACAATTCCCTTAAACCAGATTGCCCTAAATATTTTAATGGAAAAGGCGAAGGTCAGGAACCTGAAAAGCGATTTTGTTTTTTCAAGTAATGCAATGACCAAGATCGACCGCAGAAACCTTATCAGGACGTTTGACATTGCCAGGGAAAAGGCTGGCATACAAAACTTTCATTTCCATGACTTAAGGCATACTTTCGCCACCCGGCTTGCGCAAAGAGGGATTGACCTTTATAAAATATCAAAGTTGTTGGGGCATTGTGACATTCACATGACACAGCGTTATGCACATCATTGCCCGGAGTCTTTAAGGGAAGGAATTGAGGTTCTGGAAAAAGTTGACTACAATTTGACTACAGTTGGGGGTAACAGAAATGTATCAACGGCTTGA
- a CDS encoding helix-turn-helix transcriptional regulator, whose product MKRYANIKEVSEYTSLPVKTLYEWASLGRIPSIKLGRRVLFDLNDIDNFMASLKRDTGHDKKIIKKVIADVC is encoded by the coding sequence ATGAAACGGTACGCAAATATTAAAGAAGTTTCTGAATATACGTCTTTGCCCGTTAAAACGCTTTACGAATGGGCAAGCTTAGGGCGTATTCCTTCCATTAAACTTGGGAGGCGTGTCCTGTTTGATCTGAATGATATTGATAATTTCATGGCGTCTTTAAAGCGTGATACTGGCCATGATAAAAAAATCATTAAAAAGGTTATTGCCGATGTATGCTAA
- a CDS encoding DnaB-like helicase N-terminal domain-containing protein: MNLDRPLPHSIEAETCVLGCMILDNSLLEKAQQIFSKKDVFYARKNQVLYDCMIELHIKKLPIDLTNLRYALKESDLLDLVGEDYLVALEDTVPHVLSFEFYANEVLRLFNDRKKIELATRIIEGAYAGKYTDVSEFISSFENHKADSDGIVQPMSLEAEVMKLHENGGLQPGLSTGWPEVDKYYTVKPGQLTIVTGIPSHGKSTWVTNFMVNFAKRHQWKFAVFSPENQPLSRYIGEIISMYVDRDKSFNKLSQGEVLYSLEWVHNHFVFLEQSDTGLTVDDLIGKAKACISRFGVKGFVFDPWNEVNHSRLDGQTETEYVSLALSKLKRLAQGNNIHVWLVAHPTKLQKRVDGTYGVPTLYDISGSAHFRNKADCGLSIWRDILDVENKTEVHIQKIRFREVGKPGMAILKYNVFSNRFG; this comes from the coding sequence ATGAACCTAGATCGTCCTTTACCACACAGCATTGAGGCTGAAACCTGTGTCCTGGGCTGTATGATTCTTGATAATAGCCTTCTTGAGAAGGCGCAACAGATTTTCAGCAAAAAGGACGTCTTTTATGCCAGAAAAAACCAAGTGCTTTATGATTGCATGATCGAATTGCATATCAAAAAGTTGCCGATTGACCTAACAAATTTGCGGTATGCCCTAAAGGAAAGCGACCTTTTGGATTTGGTAGGCGAGGATTATCTTGTCGCATTAGAGGATACGGTTCCACATGTATTGAGCTTTGAATTTTACGCAAACGAAGTATTAAGACTTTTCAATGATCGTAAAAAGATTGAACTGGCCACCAGGATTATTGAGGGCGCATATGCTGGAAAATATACGGACGTGTCCGAATTCATATCATCCTTTGAAAATCACAAGGCGGACTCTGATGGGATTGTCCAGCCGATGAGCCTTGAGGCCGAAGTTATGAAACTCCATGAAAATGGCGGATTGCAACCAGGACTTAGCACGGGTTGGCCTGAAGTTGATAAATATTACACAGTGAAACCGGGGCAATTGACCATAGTTACCGGTATCCCTTCGCACGGGAAATCGACCTGGGTTACTAACTTCATGGTCAATTTTGCCAAACGCCATCAATGGAAATTCGCAGTATTTTCACCAGAAAATCAGCCTTTATCAAGATATATCGGCGAAATAATTTCCATGTATGTAGATCGGGATAAATCCTTCAACAAGCTTAGTCAGGGCGAGGTTTTATATAGCCTGGAATGGGTTCACAACCATTTCGTTTTTTTGGAACAGTCAGACACCGGACTGACTGTCGATGATCTTATCGGCAAGGCAAAGGCATGTATTTCGAGGTTTGGAGTTAAAGGCTTCGTCTTTGATCCGTGGAATGAGGTTAACCATTCGAGGCTGGACGGACAAACCGAGACCGAATACGTTAGCCTAGCCCTTTCTAAGCTTAAGCGATTAGCACAGGGAAATAATATCCATGTATGGCTTGTGGCACATCCTACGAAGTTACAGAAGCGTGTCGATGGGACGTATGGAGTGCCTACACTCTACGACATATCAGGCAGCGCACACTTTCGAAACAAGGCTGATTGTGGCTTGAGCATTTGGCGGGATATTCTTGACGTTGAGAATAAAACCGAGGTTCATATTCAAAAAATTCGGTTCAGAGAAGTCGGAAAACCGGGTATGGCCATTTTAAAATATAATGTTTTTTCGAATCGGTTCGGGTAA
- a CDS encoding MarR family transcriptional regulator translates to MANLQTGTRYAEIPISEFCAETGLKRSSVIRAIRKLERMNIIKIRLGNHANAYCINEDYKSWKSFKKE, encoded by the coding sequence ATGGCAAATTTACAAACTGGAACCAGATATGCCGAGATTCCAATATCTGAATTTTGCGCCGAAACGGGGCTGAAAAGATCGAGCGTTATTCGAGCTATCAGGAAATTAGAGCGTATGAACATAATCAAAATACGACTTGGCAATCATGCCAATGCGTATTGTATCAACGAAGATTACAAATCGTGGAAATCCTTCAAGAAGGAATAA
- a CDS encoding alkaline phosphatase family protein: protein MVINKKKVFVLGLDSVPPELLFDRWLDQLPNIKQLISQSRYGEMKSTIPAITCPAWMSMMTSANPGRLGIYGFRNRSSYDYEGLSFANSKAFNVDTVWDVLSKMGKKVVVIGVPMTYPPQPVNGCMVTCFMTPDTKGEYTYPPELKAEVEAVSNGYILDVDEFRSDNKESTLKEIYAMTNKRFRLTRHFIRSKEWDFFMMVEMGPDRIHHAFWKYFDQDHPKHVPGSKYQDAILNYYKYLDEEIGETFKLFNDDTMVLIVSDHGAKKMVGGICINEWLIQNGYLKLVHYPAEVAPFNKLTVDWENTMAWGEGGYYGRLFMNVKGREPKGVVAPQHYEHVRNELIKKLEDLRDENGNIINTKVFKPEDIYSECNGIPPDLIVYYGDLFWRSIGSVGNGTIWADENDTGPDDANHSQYGIFIMQNGRDREGVRLRGVTLYDIAPTILNYMGVKVPENMEGEVIQ from the coding sequence ATGGTAATTAATAAGAAAAAAGTTTTTGTACTGGGGTTGGACTCTGTCCCGCCTGAACTCTTGTTTGACCGATGGTTGGATCAATTGCCAAATATAAAACAATTGATTTCTCAGAGCAGATACGGTGAGATGAAGAGCACTATTCCGGCTATTACCTGTCCGGCATGGATGTCCATGATGACAAGCGCCAATCCAGGCAGGTTGGGAATATATGGGTTCAGAAATCGATCGAGTTATGATTATGAGGGTCTCTCCTTTGCTAATTCAAAGGCCTTCAATGTAGATACTGTATGGGATGTCCTATCGAAGATGGGGAAGAAGGTTGTGGTAATCGGAGTGCCTATGACATATCCACCTCAGCCCGTCAATGGATGTATGGTTACCTGCTTTATGACGCCTGATACGAAGGGTGAATACACATATCCTCCTGAGTTAAAAGCTGAGGTAGAGGCCGTTTCCAATGGCTATATTTTGGATGTGGATGAGTTCAGAAGCGATAACAAAGAATCCACCTTAAAAGAGATCTATGCTATGACGAACAAGCGGTTCAGGTTAACCAGACATTTTATCCGCTCTAAAGAATGGGATTTCTTTATGATGGTGGAGATGGGGCCGGACAGGATACACCATGCCTTCTGGAAATATTTTGATCAGGACCACCCTAAACATGTGCCAGGCTCAAAATATCAGGACGCCATTCTGAATTACTATAAGTATCTCGATGAGGAAATTGGTGAGACCTTTAAACTTTTCAACGATGATACCATGGTTCTTATTGTTTCAGACCATGGGGCGAAGAAGATGGTCGGAGGTATTTGTATTAATGAATGGCTTATTCAGAACGGTTACCTGAAATTGGTACACTATCCTGCAGAGGTTGCCCCATTTAATAAACTCACAGTCGACTGGGAAAACACGATGGCCTGGGGTGAGGGTGGCTATTATGGGCGGTTATTTATGAATGTGAAAGGGAGGGAACCCAAGGGTGTCGTTGCGCCTCAGCATTACGAGCACGTAAGAAATGAGCTGATAAAAAAACTGGAAGATTTGAGGGATGAAAACGGTAATATCATCAATACAAAGGTTTTTAAACCTGAAGATATTTATTCGGAGTGTAACGGTATACCACCGGATCTAATCGTGTATTACGGAGACCTCTTCTGGCGTTCCATCGGTAGCGTTGGAAATGGTACCATATGGGCGGATGAAAATGACACAGGTCCTGACGACGCAAATCATTCTCAATATGGTATTTTTATTATGCAAAATGGGAGAGATAGGGAAGGGGTGCGACTTCGTGGGGTAACTTTGTATGATATCGCCCCGACCATATTGAACTATATGGGTGTTAAGGTACCTGAAAATATGGAAGGGGAGGTTATTCAGTAA
- the cysC gene encoding adenylyl-sulfate kinase codes for MNKGFTVWLTGLSGSGKSAISHFLGKRLKELGRNAEILDGDVVRANLCQGLDFRKQDQDIYVQRVAFVCKLLTRNGVSVISSVISPYREGRENARKEIDNFVEVYTKCPTEVCAQRDVEGMHKKVLKGEIQDFPGASDPYEEPLNPDLIVETDKETVEESTNKIVNKLIELGYLNQKGSVSHVYSPEEEEKIKERLSRLGYI; via the coding sequence ATGAATAAAGGTTTTACGGTTTGGCTTACGGGATTATCAGGATCAGGGAAGTCAGCTATTTCCCATTTCTTGGGAAAAAGACTGAAGGAATTGGGCAGAAACGCTGAAATTCTTGATGGTGATGTAGTGAGAGCAAACCTCTGTCAGGGGCTGGACTTTCGTAAACAGGATCAGGATATCTATGTTCAAAGGGTTGCGTTTGTATGTAAGTTACTGACAAGAAATGGTGTGTCTGTTATTTCCTCTGTCATATCTCCATACCGGGAGGGCAGGGAAAATGCACGTAAAGAAATTGATAATTTTGTTGAGGTTTATACAAAGTGTCCCACTGAGGTCTGTGCCCAACGAGATGTGGAGGGGATGCATAAGAAGGTGCTCAAGGGAGAAATTCAGGATTTTCCAGGAGCTTCAGACCCATATGAGGAACCGCTCAATCCCGATCTTATTGTTGAAACCGATAAGGAAACCGTAGAAGAATCCACGAACAAAATCGTAAATAAATTGATAGAATTAGGCTATCTGAACCAAAAAGGGTCGGTTTCACACGTTTATTCACCGGAAGAAGAAGAGAAGATTAAAGAAAGACTGTCCAGGTTGGGGTATATTTAA
- a CDS encoding HAD hydrolase family protein: MVYIIFTDLDGTLLDHSTYSFEEAREATSLVKKKNIPIVICMSKTQAGIEVYRERMGNEDPFISENGGAIIIPKGYFTSVWDTEDRYTIIELGTTYHRIIDRWPGLKNLQVS; encoded by the coding sequence ATGGTATACATCATCTTCACTGACCTGGATGGAACTTTACTGGACCATTCTACGTATTCCTTTGAAGAGGCAAGAGAGGCCACATCTCTCGTGAAAAAGAAGAACATCCCTATCGTCATTTGTATGAGCAAAACTCAGGCAGGGATCGAGGTATACCGGGAAAGAATGGGCAACGAAGATCCTTTTATTTCTGAGAACGGGGGGGCAATAATCATTCCGAAAGGTTATTTTACATCTGTCTGGGATACAGAAGACCGTTATACCATAATCGAGCTGGGAACCACTTACCATAGGATCATCGACCGCTGGCCGGGATTAAAAAATCTACAGGTTTCGTGA
- the fbp gene encoding class 1 fructose-bisphosphatase, whose protein sequence is MQKSKAVTIQRHIVEQERLFPKATGDFTGLLWDLTLAAKTISREVNKAGLAEILGLTGEVNIHGDAVKKLDVYANERICKSMEHGGHLCVMASEENEDVIPIPDEFPKGKYVLMFDPLDGSSNIDANVSVGTIFSIYRRKTTGRDATIEDCLRKGMEQVAAGYIVYGSSTMMVYTTGQGVHGFTLDPSVGEFLLSHENIEIPSKGKIYSINEGNAHTWDEGTRRYIAYLKENDPSTSRPYSLRYIGSLVADFHRNLLYGGIFLYPADYKDPKKPKPKLRLLYEANPLAFIVEQAGGMASTGKERILDIQATELHQKVPLIIGSKEDVLLYEKFFNQK, encoded by the coding sequence ATGCAAAAAAGCAAGGCTGTTACGATACAACGGCATATTGTTGAACAAGAGAGATTGTTCCCGAAGGCCACGGGAGATTTTACCGGGCTTCTCTGGGATTTAACACTTGCCGCAAAGACCATCTCGCGCGAAGTAAATAAGGCAGGTCTTGCGGAAATTTTGGGTCTTACTGGTGAAGTAAATATCCACGGTGATGCTGTAAAAAAGTTAGATGTTTATGCTAATGAAAGAATTTGTAAATCCATGGAACATGGCGGTCACCTTTGTGTTATGGCATCTGAAGAAAATGAAGATGTCATTCCCATACCTGACGAATTTCCTAAGGGTAAATATGTACTCATGTTCGATCCATTAGACGGTTCATCGAATATAGATGCCAATGTGAGTGTGGGAACCATATTTTCTATTTATCGAAGAAAGACAACCGGAAGAGATGCTACTATTGAGGATTGTCTGAGGAAAGGGATGGAACAGGTTGCTGCAGGATACATTGTCTATGGTTCCAGTACTATGATGGTCTATACAACAGGTCAGGGTGTACATGGTTTTACCTTAGATCCCAGTGTTGGAGAGTTTTTACTCTCCCATGAAAATATAGAGATTCCTTCAAAAGGGAAGATATATAGTATTAATGAGGGAAATGCACATACGTGGGATGAAGGTACGCGGAGATATATTGCTTATCTCAAGGAAAACGATCCATCAACAAGCAGACCCTACTCCCTGAGATATATTGGTTCATTGGTGGCTGATTTTCATAGAAACCTACTCTACGGGGGTATATTTTTGTATCCTGCCGATTATAAGGATCCAAAAAAACCAAAGCCAAAACTAAGATTACTTTATGAGGCAAATCCCCTTGCTTTTATTGTTGAGCAGGCAGGAGGTATGGCATCCACAGGAAAGGAACGTATTCTGGATATCCAGGCCACCGAACTCCATCAGAAGGTACCGCTCATCATCGGGAGTAAAGAAGACGTGTTGCTTTATGAGAAGTTTTTTAATCAAAAGTAA